A genome region from Mastacembelus armatus chromosome 8, fMasArm1.2, whole genome shotgun sequence includes the following:
- the angptl6 gene encoding LOW QUALITY PROTEIN: angiopoietin-related protein 6 (The sequence of the model RefSeq protein was modified relative to this genomic sequence to represent the inferred CDS: inserted 1 base in 1 codon; substituted 1 base at 1 genomic stop codon), whose translation MVYLCVVVSAVNLIMLSLPLSVFERSTRLMEKALAIGLSLFLTLCLDIPKAGGQKEAANVENSQKRSSQSSDTKGGRCSYTFIVPQQKLTGAVCLNTHPAITNHSEVAALRAELRRQQEQLEKLQGQLEQEGALAMEVRSLRKESNSMNSRIAQLYTQLLQEVIHKKDQALEQRRLENLLLNATAQVLQVSSNYRELEKKYGALISMMSSQNQFIARLEKQCQCGDSTHHSSPVTAEPPKKRSNVCHKDSRYTLLIHVFQQKLAVTEILYQXLCNTSGFWFSFLHPHLVAYFLLTSGPWRDCQHVLESGETTSGIYLLRLQSANHLLQAWCEQTQAQGGWTVIQRRQDGSVNFFRTWEQYKQGFGNLDGEYWLGLEHLHWLTKQAHYKLRVTLEDWQGRQVFAEYDSFHLEPESDWYRLRLGLYXGDSLSWHNNKAFTTLDRDKDSYSGNCAHYQKGGWWYHMCAHSNLNGVWYRGGHYRSRYQDGVYWAEFHGGSYSLKRVSMMIKPT comes from the exons ATGGTTtatctttgtgttgttgtttctgctgtAAATCTGATCATGCTCTCTCTTCCACTATCAGTATTTGAGCGATCTACCAGATTAATGGAGAAGGCACTGGCAATAGGTCTGAGTCTGTTCCTGACACTGTGTCTGGACATACCCAAAGCTGGAGGACAGAAGGAGGCAGCCAATGTAGAAAACTCTCAAAAACGTTCTTCACAATCTTCAGACACAAAGGGAGGTCGTTGCTCCTACACCTTCATTGTTCCACAGCAAAAACTGACAGGGGCGGTGTGTTTGAACACGCACCCTGCTATTACCAATCACTCTGAGGTGGCAGCACTGCGGGCAGAGCTCAGACGGCAGCAGGAACAGCTGGAAAAGCTCCAGGGCCAGCTGGAGCAGGAGGGGGCCCTTGCTATGGAGGTAAGATCCCTGCGCAAAGAGAGCAACAGCATGAATTCTCGCATTGCCCAGCTCTACACCCAGCTGCTACAGGAAGTCATACACAAGAAAGACCAGGCTTTGGAGCAGCGGCGGTTGGAGAACCTTCTGCTAAATGCTACAGCACAG GTACTGCAGGTGTCCAGTAATTACAGGGAACTGGAGAAGAAATATGGGGCCCTCATTTCTATGATGAGCTCACAGAACCAGTTCATCGCTCGTCTGGAAAAGCAGTGCCAGTGTGGGGACTCCACCCACCACTCCTCTCCA GTGACAGCTGAACCACCAAAAAAAAGATCTAATGTGTGTCACAAAGACTCCAGGTACACCCTTCTTATACATGTCTTTCAGCAGAA ATTAGCAGTAACTGAAATTCTTTACCAGTAATTGTGCAATACATCTGggttttggttttctttcttgcaCCCTCACTTGGTTGCATATTTTCTCCTGACCTCAGGGCCATGGCGGGACTGCCAGCATGTGCTGGAGTCAGGGGAGACCACCAGCGGGATCTATCTGCTCCGCCTGCAGAGTGCCAATCACCTCCTGCAGGCCTGGTGTGAGCAGACTCAGGCTCAGGGAGGATGGACGGTCATCCAGAGAAGACAGGATGGTTCAGTCAATTTCTTCAGAACTTGGGAGCAGTACAAG CAAGGCTTTGGGAACCTAGATGGAGAGTATTGGCTTGGCCTGGAACATCTCCATTGGCTGACTAAACAGGCTCACTATAAGCTTCGGGTGACTCTGGAGGACTGGCAGGGCCGGCAGGTGTTTGCTGAGTATGACAGCTTCCACCTGGAGCCAGAGAGTGACTGGTACCGACTGAGGTTAGGACTTT CAGGGGACTCCCTCTCATGGCACAACAACAAAGCCTTCACCACACTAGACCGAGACAAGGACAGCTATTCAG GTAACTGCGCACATTATCAGAAAGGAGGCTGGTGGTATCACATGTGTGCTCACTCCAATCTGAATGGTGTGTGGTATCGGGGTGGACACTATCGGAGCCGCTACCAGGATGGGGTTTACTGGGCAGAGTTCCATGGGGGGTCGTACTCACTCAAACGAGTTTCCATGATGATCAAACCCACATAA